Proteins encoded in a region of the Ornithodoros turicata isolate Travis chromosome 3, ASM3712646v1, whole genome shotgun sequence genome:
- the LOC135389197 gene encoding uncharacterized protein LOC135389197, with translation MSSLLHEIEEKSTVITNLKEEIAMTQWRIGPFEVDPMARKYYTGLTDTKQFRAFCNMVLVSRTPVCRKFNPEDEIFILLCKLRTGCTHYDLAQRFVVDRSTISRILAYWITRVYKSLKIINLWPEQSVIDKTMPISFIRSFPQCRVIIDCTEIEIQQPSNPTAQQMWSHYKNTNTLKALVGITPNGAISFVSDLYGGSTSDKYLLQNCGVLQQLEENDLVLADRGFSGSFTVDGKTITVVTPPFMDGRAQLTHREVLQTRNVAHNRIHVERAIGRIKTFKYFAKPIDIKLLYEAEEVFYICAFLCNAGEPLMS, from the coding sequence ATGTCAAGCTTGCTTCACGAAATTGAAGAAAAAAGCACTGTTATCACGAACCTGAAAGAGGAGATAGCAATGACCCAGTGGAGGATAGGTCCTTTTGAAGTTGACCCGATGGCCAGGAAATACTACACGGGGCTTACAGATACGAAGCAGTTTCGAGCATTCTGCAACATGGTTCTTGTGTCGCGCACACCAGTATGCAGGAAGTTCAACCCCGAGGATGAGATCTTCATTTTACTTTGCAAACTGAGAACTGGGTGCACACATTACGACCTCGCACAACGTTTCGTGGTAGACAGGTCAACTATATCTAGGATTCTTGCATACTGGATAACCCGAGTGTACAAGAGCTTAAAAATAATTAACTTATGGCCTGAGCAAAGTGTGATTGATAAGACAATGCCCATTTCATTTATTCGAAGCTTCCCACAGTGTAGAGTGATCATAGACTGCACAGAAATCGAGATCCAGCAGCCATCAAATCCTACTGCACAACAGATGTGGTCTCACTACAAGAACACTAATACGTTGAAAGCTTTGGTTGGAATAACACCAAATGGAGCAATCTCTTTTGTGTCAGACTTATATGGAGGCAGTACATCTGACAAATACCTCCTTCAGAATTGTGGAGTGCTACAGCAGCTAGAAGAAAACGACCTTGTCCTTGCTGATCGTGGGTTCTCGGGATCCTTTACAGTTGATGGAAAAACGATAACTGTGGTGACCCCTCCATTTATGGACGGTCGTGCTCAGCTGACACATAGGGAGGTGCTACAAACACGAAATGTCGCACACAATAGAATCCATGTCGAAAGGGCAATAGGTCGCATAAAGACATTCAAGTACTTTGCAAAACCTATTGACATCAAGCTGCTATACGAAGCGGAGGAAGTGTTCTACATCTGTGCTTTCTTATGTAATGCTGGTGAACCCCTTATGAGCTGA